In Desulfarculaceae bacterium, the following are encoded in one genomic region:
- a CDS encoding GIY-YIG nuclease family protein gives MSPSKQYWVYILTNKSHKVLYTGVTGDLRQRMEQHRGRSSSFTAKYKADKLVYAEPFGDIQEAIAREKQIKAGSRQKKLDLIRELNPYWKDLSEDLW, from the coding sequence GTGTCTCCATCCAAGCAATACTGGGTCTACATCCTCACCAACAAAAGCCACAAGGTGCTCTACACCGGCGTGACCGGCGACCTGCGCCAGCGCATGGAGCAGCACAGAGGGCGCTCATCTTCCTTCACCGCCAAATACAAGGCCGACAAGCTGGTCTATGCCGAGCCGTTCGGGGATATTCAGGAAGCCATTGCCCGCGAGAAGCAGATAAAGGCGGGCTCCCGCCAAAAGAAGCTGGATTTAATCAGGGAGCTGAACCCTTACTGGAAAGACTTGAGCGAGGACCTTTGGTGA
- the sucD gene encoding succinate--CoA ligase subunit alpha produces the protein MSILVDKNSRIVVQGLTGKEGMFHAEQMIAYGTNVVAGVTPGKGGSEVLGVPVFDTVAEAVKETGADVSLVFVPAAFAADAACEASDAGVALVVVISEHIPVMDMIRAKAFLNARGTKMIGPNCPGIITPGQAKVGIMPGYIHVPGSVGIVSRSGTLTYEVVHQITAAGLGQSTCIGIGGDPIIGLNFVQLLELFRDDPGTEAVCLIGEIGGDAEEKAAAVVAAGYPKPVFGFVAGLTAPPGKRMGHAGAIISGSKGRAQDKLAAMEAAGITVVKALGEFGATVAATLK, from the coding sequence ATGAGCATCCTGGTAGACAAAAACAGCCGCATCGTGGTGCAGGGCCTCACCGGCAAGGAGGGCATGTTCCACGCCGAGCAGATGATCGCCTATGGCACCAACGTGGTGGCCGGGGTGACCCCGGGCAAGGGGGGCAGCGAGGTCCTGGGCGTGCCGGTGTTCGACACCGTGGCCGAGGCGGTCAAAGAGACCGGCGCCGACGTTTCCCTGGTGTTCGTGCCCGCCGCCTTCGCGGCCGACGCGGCCTGCGAGGCCTCGGACGCGGGCGTGGCCCTGGTGGTGGTCATCTCCGAGCACATCCCGGTGATGGACATGATCCGGGCCAAGGCTTTCCTCAACGCACGGGGCACCAAGATGATCGGGCCCAACTGCCCGGGCATCATCACCCCCGGCCAGGCCAAGGTGGGCATCATGCCCGGCTACATTCACGTGCCGGGCTCGGTGGGCATCGTCAGCCGCTCGGGCACCCTGACCTACGAGGTGGTGCACCAGATCACCGCCGCGGGCCTGGGCCAGAGCACCTGCATCGGCATCGGCGGCGACCCCATCATCGGCCTGAACTTCGTGCAGCTCTTGGAGCTGTTCCGCGACGATCCGGGCACCGAGGCGGTCTGCCTCATCGGCGAGATCGGCGGCGACGCCGAGGAAAAGGCGGCGGCCGTGGTGGCCGCGGGCTATCCCAAGCCGGTGTTCGGTTTCGTGGCCGGGCTCACCGCCCCTCCGGGCAAGCGCATGGGCCATGCCGGGGCCATCATCTCCGGCAGCAAGGGGCGCGCCCAGGACAAGCTCGCGGCCATGGAAGCGGCGGGCATAACGGTGGTCAAGGCCCTGGGCGAGTTCGGGGCCACGGTGGCCGCCACCCTCAAGTAA
- a CDS encoding universal stress protein yields MEKKILIAVDGSATAQQAVDYVGLMQGALIRDLAVTLLYIMNPIPPYLRRDSQRNPEAFSRVRELETKNRKQASQALGKAAERLVRAGMREEAIEQKPVPRASDAARDILFEAEHGMYDALVLGHRGKGKAAEMLMGSVTNKVVQHAERLPVWVVGGSVDSRKVLCPVDGSEGSLRAVDHLAFMMGENPDTKITLFHVGASLGNYCTLDFLEKDLAEDIEADLMNSDGQCMDDFYARALRVLADAGLGPEQVETKSKEGGLSVAGAVLDEVKQGGYGTVVLGRRGENRSFFLGHVSDKVLAKSKDIAVWIVG; encoded by the coding sequence GTGGAAAAGAAGATACTGATCGCGGTGGACGGCTCGGCCACGGCCCAGCAGGCGGTTGACTACGTGGGCCTGATGCAGGGTGCGCTCATCCGCGACCTCGCGGTGACCCTCCTGTACATCATGAACCCCATCCCGCCCTATCTGCGCCGCGACTCCCAGCGCAACCCCGAGGCCTTTTCCCGGGTGCGCGAGCTGGAGACCAAAAACCGCAAGCAGGCGAGCCAGGCCCTGGGCAAGGCGGCCGAGCGTTTGGTGCGCGCGGGCATGAGGGAAGAGGCCATCGAGCAGAAGCCGGTGCCCCGGGCCAGCGACGCGGCCCGCGACATCCTCTTCGAGGCCGAGCACGGCATGTACGACGCCCTGGTCCTGGGCCACCGGGGCAAGGGCAAGGCGGCCGAGATGCTCATGGGCTCGGTGACCAACAAGGTGGTGCAGCACGCGGAGCGTTTGCCGGTGTGGGTGGTGGGCGGCTCGGTGGATAGCCGCAAGGTGCTCTGCCCGGTGGACGGCTCCGAGGGCTCGCTACGGGCGGTGGACCATCTGGCCTTCATGATGGGCGAGAACCCGGACACCAAGATCACCCTGTTCCACGTGGGCGCCTCCCTGGGCAACTATTGCACCCTGGACTTTCTGGAAAAAGACCTGGCCGAGGACATCGAGGCCGACCTGATGAACTCCGACGGCCAGTGCATGGACGACTTCTACGCCCGGGCCTTGCGGGTATTGGCCGACGCGGGCCTGGGGCCCGAGCAGGTGGAGACCAAGAGCAAGGAGGGCGGCCTGTCCGTGGCCGGCGCGGTGCTGGACGAGGTAAAGCAGGGCGGCTACGGCACCGTGGTCCTGGGCCGCCGCGGCGAAAACCGCTCCTTCTTCCTGGGCCATGTCAGCGACAAGGTGTTGGCTAAGAGCAAGGACATCGCCGTCTGGATCGTCGGGTAG
- a CDS encoding GNAT family N-acetyltransferase, producing MPFSKHGYPRPLILKNGQEVWLRPIEPDQDEAALFKFLDGLSHDDRWYLDFDAGEADTVRACFVNYKAAELLPIVATNQEGLIVGLGTLERNHPGARGHIGRVRVVVARDFRNQRLGTYILLDLIQLSVNLGLRVLTAEFIRGIENPAIRAARRLDFFEQAVLPEFAKDPRGNRYDQVIMVKRIHRGYDDF from the coding sequence ATGCCTTTCTCCAAGCACGGCTATCCCCGGCCCCTGATCCTCAAGAACGGCCAAGAAGTCTGGCTGCGGCCCATTGAGCCGGACCAGGACGAGGCGGCGCTGTTCAAGTTTCTGGACGGCCTGAGCCACGACGACCGCTGGTATCTGGACTTCGACGCGGGCGAGGCGGACACGGTGCGCGCCTGCTTTGTGAACTACAAGGCAGCCGAGCTGTTGCCCATCGTGGCCACGAACCAGGAGGGGCTCATCGTGGGCCTGGGCACCCTGGAGCGCAACCATCCCGGAGCCCGGGGCCACATCGGCCGGGTGCGGGTGGTGGTGGCCCGCGACTTCCGCAACCAGCGCCTGGGCACCTACATCCTGCTGGATCTGATCCAGCTCTCGGTGAACCTGGGCCTAAGGGTGCTCACCGCGGAGTTCATCCGGGGCATCGAGAACCCGGCCATCCGCGCCGCCCGCCGCCTGGACTTCTTCGAGCAGGCGGTGCTGCCCGAGTTCGCCAAGGACCCCCGGGGAAACCGCTACGACCAGGTGATCATGGTCAAGCGCATCCACCGCGGCTACGACGACTTCTAG
- the sucC gene encoding ADP-forming succinate--CoA ligase subunit beta — protein MNVHEYQAKQLMASFGVPVPKGGLAVTPDEAVEIAKQLGSDVCVVKAQIHAGGRGKGGGVKVCKSLDEVKAAAEAILGMHLVTHQTGPEGKLVHKVWIEEGTDIARELYAAVVLDRGAERLAVMASPSGGMDIEKVAEETPELIFSTRMDPGQPLWDFQCRQLLFGCGLDAAQVRQGTAMLQALVKMAMAKDATLVEINPLAVTGEGKLIALDGKINFDDSALRRNPDIAELKDPTETDELELTATSLGLNYIRLDGNVGTMVNGAGLAMATMDVVNQAGAKPANFLDVGGGANEEMITKGFEIILDDPNVEAILINIFGGILRCDVLAAGVVGAAQKIDLKVPLVVRLEGTNVEEGKRILGESSIKFEVAGSMSEAAAKVAAVLGGQG, from the coding sequence ATGAACGTCCATGAATACCAAGCCAAACAATTAATGGCTTCTTTCGGGGTTCCGGTGCCCAAGGGCGGCCTGGCCGTAACCCCCGACGAAGCCGTGGAAATCGCAAAACAACTGGGCAGTGACGTATGCGTGGTCAAGGCCCAGATTCACGCCGGCGGGCGCGGCAAGGGCGGCGGCGTCAAGGTATGCAAGAGCCTGGACGAGGTCAAGGCCGCGGCCGAGGCCATCCTGGGCATGCATCTAGTCACCCACCAGACGGGCCCCGAGGGCAAGCTGGTGCACAAGGTCTGGATCGAGGAAGGCACCGACATCGCCCGCGAGCTCTACGCGGCGGTGGTGTTGGACCGCGGGGCCGAGCGCCTGGCGGTGATGGCCAGCCCCTCGGGCGGCATGGACATCGAGAAGGTGGCCGAGGAGACCCCGGAGCTTATCTTCTCCACCCGCATGGACCCCGGCCAGCCGCTGTGGGACTTCCAGTGCCGCCAGCTCCTGTTCGGCTGCGGGCTGGACGCGGCCCAGGTGCGCCAGGGCACGGCCATGCTCCAGGCCCTGGTGAAGATGGCCATGGCCAAGGACGCCACCCTGGTGGAGATCAATCCCCTGGCCGTCACCGGCGAGGGCAAGCTCATCGCCCTGGACGGCAAGATCAACTTCGACGACAGCGCCCTTAGGCGCAACCCGGACATCGCCGAGCTCAAGGACCCCACCGAGACCGACGAGCTGGAGCTCACCGCCACCAGCCTGGGGCTGAACTACATCCGCCTGGACGGCAACGTGGGCACCATGGTCAACGGCGCGGGCCTGGCCATGGCCACCATGGACGTGGTCAACCAGGCCGGGGCCAAGCCGGCCAACTTCCTGGACGTGGGCGGCGGCGCCAACGAGGAGATGATCACCAAGGGCTTCGAGATCATCCTGGATGACCCCAACGTGGAGGCCATCCTCATCAACATCTTCGGCGGCATCCTCAGGTGCGACGTGCTGGCCGCCGGGGTGGTGGGCGCGGCCCAGAAGATCGACCTCAAGGTGCCCCTGGTGGTGCGCCTGGAGGGCACCAACGTGGAAGAAGGCAAGCGCATCCTCGGCGAAAGCAGCATCAAGTTCGAGGTTGCCGGTTCCATGAGCGAGGCCGCGGCCAAGGTGGCGGCGGTGCTGGGAGGTCAGGGATGA